One Ezakiella massiliensis genomic window, CCATAACCTTTTCAAGAGTTTTTTGGTTAAGTTCAATTAATACAATATTATTTCCTTCAGATGCCAGATCCTTGCAAAGTGCTTCTCCAACTTTGCCAGCTCCAACAATTACAATTTCCATAAACTATCTCCTCGATTTACATATAAGCCAAATAGATTATCTTTCCATTTGAACAACTTCAATATTATTTTTATTTAGAAGCTCAATGGAATAATCATCAAGCCTATATGCATTTATATATACTATTCTTTTTATACCGGCTTGTATCAAACTCTTGGTGCAATTTAAACAAGGAAAGTGAGTTACATAAGCAGTACATCCTTTAACGCTTATACCTTCCTTTGCACAGTACAAAAGAGCATTCATTTCTGCATGAATTGTAGCAATACAATGGCCATCGCGCATAACGTGACCAACATCAATGCAGTGTGGGTTCCCACTTACACTTCCATTGTAGCCAGTGCTTACTATACGATGATCATTGTTTACAAGTACGCAGCCAACATAAGCCCTGTCGCATGTTGAGCGCTTGGCAACTATCTCAGCGATATCTAAAAAATAATCATCCCAACTTTGCCTTTTATTAGACATTTTCTACGCTCCCTTTAAAAACTTGTCCGCTAGGAATATCTACAGTGATAATGTCCCCTGTTTTAATTTCTTTTGTGCAATCATTAGCACCAACAATTGTTGGTAAGCCAAGCGACAAACCAATAATTGCACCGCTACTTGTAAGACCACCCTCTTCAGTAATAAGAGCACTAGCACGCTGAGCATAAGGAGTCATATCTCTATCCATTCCCAGAGTAACGATTATATCACCATCTTTAAAATCTTTCAAAAGTTCTTCTTGCGAATTTGCAACTACAGCTCTACCTGTAATTTTTCCGCTTCCTATTCCCATTCCCTTTGTCATCATTTTTGCGATTACTTCTACTCTAAGCAAGTTTGTGGATCCACTCTTTGAAAATGGAATACCTGCTGTGAGTACAACTAAATCTCCCTCCTTAAAATATATATCCTTGCATTTTTCGATGCCTGCTTTAAATAGCTCATTTGCGTTATCAATTTCTTTAATTATAACAGGAAAAACTCCCCACTCCATGGTTAGCTTTCTTTCAACTCGTTCATCATCTGTTATAGCAATTATAGGTTGCCTAGGTTTAAATTTTGATAAAGCCCTGGCCGTTTGTCCACTGCTAGTTGCAGAAATAATTGCAGCTGCATGTAAATCTTTTGCTATTGAATAAGTGGCCTCTGCAATTGCATTTGTAACAGTGATCCTATTAATATCTACCCTGTCTCTTTGCATTCTTTCGTATTCTGGGCTCTCTTCAGTCGATATAGAGATGCTTCTCATCATTTTTATAGACTCAACTGGATATTTACCGGCTGCACTTTCACCTGAAAGCATAACCGCAGATGTCCCATCGAGTATTGAGTTTGCAACGTCCATTACTTCCGCTCTTGTAGGTCTTGGGTTTCTGGTCATTGAGTCAAGCATTTGTGTAGCTGTTATTACAACCTTATTTGCAAAATTACATTTTTTTATAATTTCCTTTTGCACATGAGGAATATTTTGCGGTGGAATTTCAACTCCAAGATCTCCTCTAGCGACCATTATACCATCACTAACTGCAAGTATATCATCTAAATTATCCAGGCCTTCTTGGTTTTCAATTTTAGATATAATTGAAATTTGATAGCCATCATTTTCTTCTAAGATTTTTCTGATTGATAGAACATCATTGCGATTCCTAATAAAGCTTGCAGCCAAAAAGTCAACGTCATTTTTTATTCCAAATTTTATATCACTTATATCTTGTTCAGTTAAGGTAGGTAATTTTATTTTAGCACCAGGAATATTTACACCCTTCCTATCTGATAACTCACCACTATTTATTGCTTTAAGCTCAATTGAATTTGAAAAAATATTTACAATTTCAAACTCCACAAGACCGTCATCAATTAATAATCTGTCGCCTAATTCCACATCATCAATGATGCCGTCATAGGAAACACTTACCATATTTTGATCGCCAAGTATGTCATCAGTTGTAAGGATAAATTTTTGCCCCTGCTCTATTCTTATTGGCCCTTCTCTAAATCTACCAATTCTGATTTCGGGTCCCTTTGTATCGAGCATTATTGCAACTGGTATGCCAAGTTCTTTGCTAACTTTTTTTATCCTATCAATTCTAACTTGGTGTTCCTCATGAGTGCCATGAGAAAAGTTTAAGCGAGCAACATTTAGGCCATTTAAAATCATATGCTTTAAGGTTTCTTCGCTCTCACTTGCTGGTCCAATAGTGGCCACAATTTTTGTACTATTCATATCTTCTCCTATATAGATAATATGTCTGCGATTTCAAATATTTCTTGATCAATTCTCTTTGGTATCTTTAAAGCTGAATCAATATCCAATTTAACAATCTCGTTGCACTTCAAGCCCAAAGCTATATTAGTTCTATTGTTAGATAATAATTTTACTGCAATATTTCCCATGCGTGAAGCCATAAGTCTATCAAAAACAGTTGGCATACCACCTCTTTGTACGTGGCCAAGAACAGTTTCTCGAGTTTCTATACCAGCCCTATTTTGAAGTTCTTTACTTATTTCATAAGCACTTGCAGCTCCTTCTGCAACGACAATTATGTGGTGCCTCTTGCCTCTTTTAATTCCGCTAACAGCTTTTTCAACCATTTTGTCTAAATCAAAAGGTATTTCAGGGACAATAATGGTCTCTGCACCACCTGCAAGTCCAGCAGTTAGTGCTAAGTCTCCACAATTCCTGCCCATAACTTCAAGCACATTTGCCCGTCCATGAGAACTGGATGTGTCACGCAATTTAGAAATTGCATCAACAATCGTCTCAGTTGCCGTCATAAATCCAATTGTATAGTCAGTGTATCCTAGGTCGTTGTCAATTGTAGCTGGAATTGCAACCACATTTATTCCCTTGTCTAAAAGTTTAGAAGCACCTGTTAGAGTTCCATCTCCCCCAATTACTACAAGACCATTAATTCCTCTTTTAAGCAAGTTCTCAGCAGCAATTTTCTGTCCCTCTTCTGTCATGAACTCATCGCTTCTTGCGGTTCCTAAAATAGTTCCGCCCCTGTGGATGATATCAGCAACACTTGAGACATTCATCTTATTCATATCATCAGCAATAAGGCCATTATATCCCATCCTAACACCATAGACATCAATGCCGAGATATATGGATGTCCTTACAACAGCTCTTATGCAGGCGTTCATGCCCGGTGCATCTCCGCCACTAGTTAAAACTGCAATCTTCATTGGTCTCCATTCCTTTTAATATTTTCTTTGCCAAAAAGTTTTTCTAAAAAATCTATATTCTTGCTATTTAAATATAAAGCACTCGCATCCTTGAAAGTCCCAATTGCATCTTTATCTGAAAAATAAAATACAACTTCCCCGTCACCTGGGTTTGATTGGATAAAGCCCCTAGCCATATTAATTTCATTAGAATTTTTTTCTGAATCTGTTTTTATATAAAGAGTTTCCCTTTGTTTTAAATCGCTAACCTCATTTACAATTAGCTTTGGTTTTTCAACATCACTGTAAGACAAGTCCCCGCAGAGTAAAACTCTGCTGCCATCTACAAGCTTGTCTCTATACTTTCTATAAACATTTGGAAAGACAACTGCATCTATCCTGCCAGTTAAATCTTGGAGTTCAAGAGTCATCATCTTTTCGTTTCTCCTAGTAATTAAAACCCGAGATCTTGAGACAAGTCCTGCCAACTTTAGCCTGTATTTATTAAATGAAATACCATTTGATAAATACTCTTCATACTCTTCATTTATAGTTGCAATATCTTTATTTTGCAAAGACTTTATTATTTCTTCATAAGACTCTAAAGGATGACTGGAAACATATACACCCAGGACATCTTTTTCTAATTCCAAGAGCTCATCCTTGTTAAACTCTTCCAAGTTAACCAAAATCATAGAATCAGATTCAGAGCCGAACATATTAAACTGACCTCTTACATTTGACCTCTTCTCAATATTTACTGTATCAATTATAACGCTATATTGATTTAGGGCTGACCTCCGGTTTACTCCAAAGCTATCGAAAGCTCCAGCGTAAACAAGTGATTCAAAAGATCTTTTATTAAGGGCGGCTGAATCTATTTTTGAAATCGCCCTAATTAAATCCGTAAGAGATGTAAATTTATTTTCTTTTCTTGCCTCGACGATGGCATCTGCTGTATTGTGGCCTAGGCCTTTAATCGCCTTAAAGCCCATCCTTATATCATCGCCCTCTGTTGTAAATCTCCATTCAGATTGATTTACATCTGGTGGGATGATTTTTATTCCCATTCGCCTTGCCTCTTCAATATAAAGGGCAACCTTGTCTTGTTGACCCGCAACTGAAGTTAAGAGACTCGCCATAAATTCCTTAGGATAATGAGTCTTGAGCCATGCAGTCCTCCATGCATCAAGACTGTATGCTGCAGAGTGACTTTTGTTAAAGGCATATTTTGCAAAGTCAATCATGTCATCAAAAACTTCTTCTGCAAGTTCTTTTGATGCCCCTTTTTCAATAGCGCCCTTGATAAATATCGGCCTTTCTTCTTCCATAACGTCCATTTTCTTTTTACTCATAGCTCGCCTAATCAAATCAGCTCGTCCAATTGTATATCCTCCAAGTTGTTGAACGATGGCTATAACTTGCTCTTGGAAAACTATTACTCCATGGGTATCTTTTAAAATTTTTTCAAGAATTGGATGCTTATAGTCTATCTTCACATCAGAGTTTTTGCGTTCACAAAAATCGGGAATGCTATCCATTGGCCCCGGTCTAAAGAGTGAGTTAGCTGCAATTAAATCTTCAAAACGATCAACCTTTAGCTCTTTTAAGAAGGCCCTCATGCCAGGTGATTCAAATTGGAAGATTCCAATTGTATTTACATCTGCAAATAGTTTTATCGTCTCAGGATCGTCCAGCTTCATATCTTCAAAACTCGGTCTGTGGCCAGTATTTTTTTCAATTAATTTTAATGAATCTTCTATAACAGTTAAAGTCCTTAAGCCCAAGAAATCCATCTTCAAAAGACCAAGCTCTTCAAGTGTAGTCATAGTGTACTGGGTTACAGGTTGGTCTTGAGCAGTTGCCAACGGGGCGTAATTTACCAGTGGGCTTTTTGAAATAACAACGCCGGCTGCATGAGTGCTTGCGTGTCTAACATGACCCTCTATCCTCATTGAGATATCGATTAGTTTTTTTACTTCCCTATCGTTGTCATAGGCATCTTTTAATTCTGGATTGTCATTAAGTGCCTTGTCAATTGTAATATCCAGTTCATTTGGAATCATTTTTGCGATTTTATCGACTTCGTTATAAGGCATGTCCAGCACGCGACCAACATCTCTAATCGCACCTTTGGCAGCCATAGTTCCAAAGGTAATTATTTGTGCCACATGGTCGTGGCCATATTTCTCTTTTACATATTGAATGACTTCTTCTCTTCTTTCATAGCAAAAGTCAATATCAATATCTGGCATGGTTACCCTATCAGGATTTAAAAATCTTTCAAAAACCAAGTCATATTTTAATGGATCCAAGTCAACTATGCCAAGAGCATAACAAACTATTGATCCAACGCTTGACCCACGGCCTGGACCTACAGGAATGCCTTTTGATTTAGCAAATAAAATAAAATCTTGGACAATCAAAAAGTAATCCACAAAGCCCATGTCTTTAATAATGCTTAGCTCGCTTTCAACCCTTTGCCATACTTCATCTGAAACCTTACCATCTTTTTCATATCTTTCAAGTATACCATCATGGGTTTGTTTTTTTAAGTATTCAAAGTGGTCCATATTTCCCGGTGTATCAAAGTTAGGCAAATGATAGTGGCCAAATTCAATTTCCACATTACATTTGTCTGCAATCTCCTGGGTGTTTTTAATTGCATCTGGCATATCTACAAAAAGTTTTTCCATTTCTTCTGAAGATTTGAAATAAAATTCGTCACTTGCAAAGGTCATCCTGGTCTCATCATTAATAGTCTTGCCCATAGATATAGCCATCAGAACCTCTTGGATAAAAGCATCCTCTTTATTTAAATAGTGGCAATCATTTGTTGCCACTAGTTTTGCACCAAAACGGTCCCTAAGAGTTTTGAAGTAATGCCTAATCACATCTTCTTCTCTTATGCCATGATTTTGAATTTCTAAGTAAAAATCGTCTTTAAAGACATCTGCGTACCATTTATATGCATTTACAGCTGAAACCTCGTCACCATTTAAATAATGTGATTGAATTTCTCCACCCAAGCAAGCAGAAAGTGCAACTAAACCTTCGCTGTGTTCTTGCAAGAACTCGTGGCTAACACGCGGCCTGTAATAAAATCCATTTAAAAATCCTTCGCTAGAAATTTTCATCAGATTCTTCAAGCCTATTTCATTTTTGCATAGCAAAATAAGGTGATAACCTGACCTGTCGTCTGGATTTTTCAGCCTGTGATCACCTCTAGAAATATAAACTTCAGATCCAATAATGGGTTTTATGCCAGCCTTTTTTAACTCCTTGTAAAAGTTAATGGCCCCGTACATATTTCCATGATCGGTAATGGCCACTGAGTTCATATTATATTCTTTTGCCTTTTCTGCCAAGTCACTGATTTTAATTGCCCCATCCAGGAGTGAAAACTCAGTGTGCAGGTGTAAGTGTGTAAACATTACATCACCTTTCTATGCGCATCTTTAGCCTTTCAAGTTTATTTGGACTAGCCTTGTCGATTATAAATGTATAATTTTCATATTTGTAGATCTCGCCAACTTTTGGAAATTTTCCAGCAAGGCCAATTACAAATCCACCGATACTTTCATATTCATCGGACTCAAGATTTGTAGAAAGCCTATCATTTATATCATCTAAATCTGTATCCGCTTGAATAACAAATGTGTTTTCAGTAACTTGCTTAATAGAATTATCCGCTTCGTCAAATTCATCGTCAATATCACCGACAATTTCTTCAACTATATCCTCTACAGTAACAAGACCGGCCGTTCCACCGTACTCGTCAAGAATTATAGCCATACTCATCTTATGTTTTTTTAATTCACTCAAAAGCAAAAAGTTTGGCCTAGATTCATATTGAAATATAGCTTCACGCAAATGATCTCTTATATTGAAATTTTCTTTGTCAACTGCCAGTAGGTCCTTTGCAAATAAAAGTCCAATAATGTCATCAATATTCTCATCAATTACTGGATAACGAGAGAAGTTATTGTTTTTCACAATATCCATAACCTCATCATAAGTGGAATCCACAGGAATGCTGATAATACTCGTACGATTGGTCATAACATCTTTGGCTTGTGTACCTGCAATAGAGAAAACATTTTCCATCATTTCTTTTTGTTCGTTTTCAAGTATACCTTCTTCATGGCTGACATTTAAAATTGTTATTAGGTCATCTTCGGTAATCTTGTCTTCTTCAGATTCACTTACTATAGCCTTGCTAAGGGCTCCAAAAAGCATTGTAAGAGGTGTGAAAATCTTAACAATATAATAAACAAAAGGCGCAACTGCAAGGGCAAATTTTGTAGAATTTGCTTTTGCTAAATTTTTGGGAATAATTTCTCCAAATATTAAAATCAAAATTGTCATTACAACTGTCGATATGGCGACCCCATTTTTCCCAAACATCTCCACAAAAATTACTGTGGACAAGGATGAGGAAAGAATGTTTACAATATTATTTCCAATTAATATTGCCGAAATTGTCCTATTGGAATCCTCTATCAAATATTCAAGCTTGTCCACATTTTTTACCTTGGACTCAACAAGCTGCCTAAGCTTAATTGAACTTAATGAAGTAATTGATGTTTCACTGCCAGAAAAGAAAGCAGACATAGCTATTAAAATCAAAATTATTACTATATTCAAAATAGTCCTCCTTAGCTTATATTATAGAATATAGGCCCCTAATAGTCAAATAAATTAGCCTTTATTACATTTAAATTAAATCTTGAATTTATAGCCAATCTGCTCTTTTATATCTTCTTTAAATATGTTAAAATACATTTATATGATTTTTATTTATTTTGAGAGGATTTATGATTAAAACACTTAAACGATATTACAATTTAATAGGCAGTCACAAGGCCTCCGTCTTTATCGCTGTAACTTTTTGTATAATTTCTGGCGGTCTTGCGATACTTCCCGCGACATTTACAGGAAATATAACAGATGCTATTAAGGCAGGCTCACTTGAATATGATTCTTTAATGCGATCAATTTTTTGGCTTGTTTTTATGCTTGTTTCAACTTATTTCTTAGACGCGTATTATAATTATGTTATTTTTAGAAATTATTATTATGTAGATGCAAGTGTGAGGGTTCAACTTTTAAAAAAATCTATTAGGCAAAACCCACCATTTTTTATTAAATACAATGCATCAAATATTATCACTAAGGCAACATCTGATGCCGATGCAATAGCGACCGTCGCTTCTTATGGAATCATGACCACAACTGAGGGGGTGCTTCTGCCAATAATTTATTTTATAACTATGGCCACCATCAGCCCATGGCTCTTTTTGATTGCACTTACTGCCCTTCCAATAATGATTTATGTAGTTGTGCAGATTTCCAAAAAGCTAGACGGGAAATACGACCAGTCTCTCGAAACGCAAGACGCAATGAATGAGCACGCCCTTGAAAGTTTTACAGCTATAAAAGTTATAAAAGCCTTTGATACAAAAAGTAGGCGGCTAAATGAATTTTTAGAAAAAGTTTTAATAAATAATAACAAGGAACTAGAAGTAAACAATATAGAAAATCTCTATGTACCAGTTGTAAATGGGATAATGTCTTTCTTTGCAATTTTAAGTATTATAGTCGGGGGCTTTCTTATTAGCAAGGGCAAGATTACCCTTGGCGAACTTATAACCCACTCCATGCTCTTGCAAGAGCTCGATTGGCCTGCCTACGCTGTGGCCGATTTAATTACTGTTTCAAAGAGCGGATCAATTTCTTTAAGAAGAGTTGATGAGGTTTTGAATTATAAGGAAAGAGAAAGAACTTCTGATCCTGTTGTTATAAAAAATATAGATAAGATCGAAATGAAGAATTACTCTTTTAAATATCCAAACGCAGAGTCCTATGCTCTTAAAAATATTAATCTTTCCATCAAAGCTGGGCAAAAAATTGGCCTTGTTGGAAAGACTGGATCTGGTAAGTCTACCCTTCTCCATCAAATTGTTGCAGAGTATGATGACTTTGAAGGATCTCTATTTATTAATGGCAATAATATTATGGATATCAATCTGGATTCTTACAGAAAAAATATTGGCTATGTCCCCCAAGAACATTTCTTGTTTTCAAAATCCGTCAAAGACAATATTTTATTCTACAGGGACGGAGACTATGACAGGGCTATCGATATAGCAGCTTTTAGAAATGACCTTTCATCTTTTGCAGATGGAATAAACACACAATGTGGAGAGATGGGCATAACTTTGTCTGGGGGACAAAAGCAAAGGGTTTCTCTGGCCAGAGCTGTCCTCTTGGATCCACAGCTTCTGATACTAGATGATGTCTTGTCTGCTGTTGACAATAATACAGAAAAAGAAATTTCCGAAAATTTAGCAAATAATTTTCCAAACACAACAATTATCATAAGCTCCCACAGGCTTTCTGTTGTAAAAGATGCTGATGAAATAATTGTGCTTGATAATGGACAAATTTCTGAGCGAGGTAAATTTGAAGACCTGATTTCAAGTGGGGGTTGGTTTAGCGACCAATACCACTTGCAGGAGGTGGACCATGAGTAAAAAAGAAAAATATAGCAAGAGTACCATCCGCCTTCTTTTTAATTTATCAGGCAAGATAAAAAAGGAACTTATTATTGGCGTATTTTTATCCACTGGCTTTATGCTTTTAAATATCTACCTGCCAATAATTTTAAAAAACATTATTGACAATGAAATCTCTCCAACAATTGGCATTATAGATTTACAGAGATTCCTCTGGATGTCAGCTTTTTATTTATTTATGAATCTAATGTTTGGATTAATGCAATATGTACTCATCCATCATTATAAAAAGACGTCCAATAAAATAGCTTATATACTAAGAGGAGATTTATTTAAACACATAGTAAACCTTCCTATGTCATTTTTTGATAAGACGCCTGTTGGTAAAATCACGAGTAGAACCACAAGTGATATTAACGAATTCAAGCAGCTATTTTATATTGGATTTACAACTGTTGTAAACGCAGTTTTTTATTTAATAGGCAGTATAGTTTATATTAGCTTTACAAATCCAAAGGCCCTGTACATTGTGCTTGTGCCAATTCCAATATTTATTTTCACAATTTTAAGCTACAACAAGTACCAGTCAAATCTTAATATTAAATATCGTAAAATAAAATCAACTATAACCTCCGATTTAAATGAGATTATAAAAGGGGCAAATATAATACAAGCCTACGCAGTTTGTGAGCCTGTTGAAGATGAGTTTATTCATAAGAACAAAGACCTGTATAAATACGGTAAAAAAATTGAATTGTTTGATAGCTTCTTTTCATATAACATTACTGACATGCTTAGACTCATGAGCATAATTGCAATTTTATATTTTGCAGGTATAAGTAACCTAAGAGGAAACACTACTTTTACCGTAGGATATATACTGATTTTAATCCAGTACACTTCACAGATATACGCTTATCTGACCAGACTTATGAATAGGTTAAATGTTTTTGAAAAAGGCATGAGCAGCCTTGAACACATCAATACAATTCTCTTAGAAGAACAAGAAGATGATGGAACAAATACAATTAATAATATAAAAGGCCAAGTGGAATTTAAAAATGTTTACCACGAATACATCGAGGACAGCCCTGTGTTACAAGATATTAATTTCAAAAGAGAGCCCGGCTCTTCTACCGCTATAGTTGGCAGCACAGGCTCTGGCAAGAGTTCTATTATTTCTCTTTTGTTTAAATTTTATAGCCCTTACGAGGGTCAAATACTAATAGACAATCAGGATATTCAAGAGATTAGGACCGCTGATTTAAGAAAGCACATGGCTCTTGTCCTACAAGATCCTATCCTTTTTAAAGGCAGCTTACGATACAATATAACGCTTGGCGATGATTATAGTGACCAAGAAATTAAAGCAGCCCTAATAAAAAGTGGTGGAGAATCTATTTTAAATAAATTAAAAGATGGTCTGGACACCAACCTGCTCGGTGAAGACGGTGGCCTAAGTCTCGGCGAAAAACAAATTGTAAACTTTGCAAGAACCATTATTAGAGATCCTAAAATATTGGTTTTGGATGAAGCAACCGCGTCAATCGATACAGAAACTGAACAACATATACAAAAAGGCCTTGAGGCCCTGATGGCAAATAGAACTTCATTTATAGTCGCCCACAGGCTTTCAACTATCAAAAATTGTGACTCAATAATTGTAATCGACTCTGGTCGGATTATTGAATCCGGCAGTCATGATGAACTAATGGAAATGGGTGGGAAATATTACGAGCTAGTTGAGGCTCAGTCATAAAAATTAAAAATTAATTATAAGCAAAATAAAATCACCTCTCAGTACAAAGTATTCTGTACTAAGAGGTGATATTTTTATTATATGATTTTTATTTTACAGATTTTTTAACTGCTTCTACAATTGACTTTGAATTTATTTTGAAGTGTTCAAATAAATCGCCGCCCTTGCCACTTGCTCCAAATGAATCCATGCCTAACTTTATTCCACCTTGAGTATATTTGTCCCAGCCAAATGTGGACAAGGCTTCAACAGAAACTTTTGGTGTATCCTTTGGTAAAACTGAGAGTTTGTATTCATCTGTTTGATCTTCAAAGAGATCCCACGAAGGCATGCTGACGACTCTTGTGCCAATTCCATCAGCTTCTAATTCCTTTGCTGCGTCCATGGCGATTGAAAGCTCAGATCCTGTCGCAATTACAATTGCATCTAGTTTTTCATCTTCTTTTTTAGCGATGTATGCACCTTTTACAAGGTCTTTTGCATTTATATCAAGTGTTGGCAAACCTTGTCTTGTTAATACAAGTGCTGTTGGTTTATGATTTTTAATTGCGACTTCCCATGCAACGATTGTTTCGTTGTAGTCTGCTGGACGAATTGTTGTAAAGTTTGGCAGACTTCTTAACATTGCAAGTTGTTCTATAGGTTGATGAGTTGGACCGTCTTCCCCAACCCCTATTGAGTCGTGAGTTAGTACATAAACTACTGGAACATTCATAAGTGCTGATAGCCTCATAGCTGGCTTCATATAATCACTAAAGACAAAGAAGGTTGCGCAATATGGGCGAACGCCTCCGTGCAAGGCCATGCCGTTTGATATAGCAGCCATAGCAAATTCACGAATACCAAAGTGAATATTGCGTGGACTATAATCGTCTTTTGAAATAAATCCTTGGCCATCAATAGTAGTATTATTTGAACCAGCTAAGTCAGCTGATCCACCAACCAAACTTTGAACTTGTTTTGCAACTTCTTGAATTGCCTTACCACTTGCTGCCCTAGTCGCAATTTTTTCCTCCTTATCCATCAAAGAACTTAAGTCAACATCTTTCTCTGTGTGGATAAATTTAACAAATTTTTCGTATCTTTCTGAATTTTCTGTCTTTAATTCGTTCAAACTTGCCTTATATTCATCATAGGCCTTTACTTTTTCATCAATAATGGCCTTTACATGGTCTTTCACTTCTTGAGGAACAGTAAAGGATTCATAGTTCCAACCGAGTCTTTCTTTTAAAATCTTGTAGTCATCTTCTTTTAGTGGAGCCCCATGACTTTTATTTTTGCCTTCTACACTTCCTGCACCAAAACCAATAACAGTTTTAATTTCTATTAATGAAGGCCTGTCATCTTCTTTGGCCTTGCTAATAGCTTTTGAAATAGCTTCGATGTCTGTGCCGTTTTCTATCTTTTGAGTATGCCAGCCATAAGCTTCAAATCTCTTTAGTGTGTCGTCAGCAAATGTAATATCAGTTGACCCATCAATGGTAATATTATTTGAATCGTAAAGGACAATTAATTTTCCTAACTTATGGGAGCCTGCAAAACTTGCTGCTTCGTGGCTAATGCCTTCCATCAAACATCCGTCTCCTACAAGAGCGTATGTGTAATGGTCCACAGGATTATTTGCTCCTTTAAATGTATCGTGGAGATGAGCTTCTGCAAGTGCCATACCAACAGCCATTGCAAGCCCTTGACCAAGTGGTCCTGATGTAGCGTCAACTCCCAATGTGTGACCATACTCTGGATGACCAGGTGTCTTTGAATTTAATTGTCTAAAATCTTTTAAATCATCCATGCTAAGTTCATAGCCAAAGACATGAAGCAAACTATACAAGAGTGCTGATCCGTGTCCTGCTGACAAAACAAATCTATCCCTGTTTGACCAGTGCGGTTTATTTGGATTAAATTTTAAATGATCTTTAAATAAAGCATAAGCCATAGGTGCTGCTCCAAGCGGTAAGCCTGGATGTCCAGAGTTTGCTTTGCCAATCATATCGACAGAAAGCATTCTCAGCGTATTAATTGTAAGATTATCAATGTTGTTCATAATTCCTCCCTTATAGATTTTTTATTAGTCACTACTTTTATTAAAAAATGTGGTATTACTAACTGTCTTTTAATTCTGGATGGTTC contains:
- the pyk gene encoding pyruvate kinase; this encodes MNSTKIVATIGPASESEETLKHMILNGLNVARLNFSHGTHEEHQVRIDRIKKVSKELGIPVAIMLDTKGPEIRIGRFREGPIRIEQGQKFILTTDDILGDQNMVSVSYDGIIDDVELGDRLLIDDGLVEFEIVNIFSNSIELKAINSGELSDRKGVNIPGAKIKLPTLTEQDISDIKFGIKNDVDFLAASFIRNRNDVLSIRKILEENDGYQISIISKIENQEGLDNLDDILAVSDGIMVARGDLGVEIPPQNIPHVQKEIIKKCNFANKVVITATQMLDSMTRNPRPTRAEVMDVANSILDGTSAVMLSGESAAGKYPVESIKMMRSISISTEESPEYERMQRDRVDINRITVTNAIAEATYSIAKDLHAAAIISATSSGQTARALSKFKPRQPIIAITDDERVERKLTMEWGVFPVIIKEIDNANELFKAGIEKCKDIYFKEGDLVVLTAGIPFSKSGSTNLLRVEVIAKMMTKGMGIGSGKITGRAVVANSQEELLKDFKDGDIIVTLGMDRDMTPYAQRASALITEEGGLTSSGAIIGLSLGLPTIVGANDCTKEIKTGDIITVDIPSGQVFKGSVENV
- a CDS encoding cytidine/deoxycytidylate deaminase family protein, with protein sequence MSNKRQSWDDYFLDIAEIVAKRSTCDRAYVGCVLVNNDHRIVSTGYNGSVSGNPHCIDVGHVMRDGHCIATIHAEMNALLYCAKEGISVKGCTAYVTHFPCLNCTKSLIQAGIKRIVYINAYRLDDYSIELLNKNNIEVVQMER
- a CDS encoding DNA polymerase III subunit alpha is translated as MFTHLHLHTEFSLLDGAIKISDLAEKAKEYNMNSVAITDHGNMYGAINFYKELKKAGIKPIIGSEVYISRGDHRLKNPDDRSGYHLILLCKNEIGLKNLMKISSEGFLNGFYYRPRVSHEFLQEHSEGLVALSACLGGEIQSHYLNGDEVSAVNAYKWYADVFKDDFYLEIQNHGIREEDVIRHYFKTLRDRFGAKLVATNDCHYLNKEDAFIQEVLMAISMGKTINDETRMTFASDEFYFKSSEEMEKLFVDMPDAIKNTQEIADKCNVEIEFGHYHLPNFDTPGNMDHFEYLKKQTHDGILERYEKDGKVSDEVWQRVESELSIIKDMGFVDYFLIVQDFILFAKSKGIPVGPGRGSSVGSIVCYALGIVDLDPLKYDLVFERFLNPDRVTMPDIDIDFCYERREEVIQYVKEKYGHDHVAQIITFGTMAAKGAIRDVGRVLDMPYNEVDKIAKMIPNELDITIDKALNDNPELKDAYDNDREVKKLIDISMRIEGHVRHASTHAAGVVISKSPLVNYAPLATAQDQPVTQYTMTTLEELGLLKMDFLGLRTLTVIEDSLKLIEKNTGHRPSFEDMKLDDPETIKLFADVNTIGIFQFESPGMRAFLKELKVDRFEDLIAANSLFRPGPMDSIPDFCERKNSDVKIDYKHPILEKILKDTHGVIVFQEQVIAIVQQLGGYTIGRADLIRRAMSKKKMDVMEEERPIFIKGAIEKGASKELAEEVFDDMIDFAKYAFNKSHSAAYSLDAWRTAWLKTHYPKEFMASLLTSVAGQQDKVALYIEEARRMGIKIIPPDVNQSEWRFTTEGDDIRMGFKAIKGLGHNTADAIVEARKENKFTSLTDLIRAISKIDSAALNKRSFESLVYAGAFDSFGVNRRSALNQYSVIIDTVNIEKRSNVRGQFNMFGSESDSMILVNLEEFNKDELLELEKDVLGVYVSSHPLESYEEIIKSLQNKDIATINEEYEEYLSNGISFNKYRLKLAGLVSRSRVLITRRNEKMMTLELQDLTGRIDAVVFPNVYRKYRDKLVDGSRVLLCGDLSYSDVEKPKLIVNEVSDLKQRETLYIKTDSEKNSNEINMARGFIQSNPGDGEVVFYFSDKDAIGTFKDASALYLNSKNIDFLEKLFGKENIKRNGDQ
- the pfkA gene encoding 6-phosphofructokinase translates to MKIAVLTSGGDAPGMNACIRAVVRTSIYLGIDVYGVRMGYNGLIADDMNKMNVSSVADIIHRGGTILGTARSDEFMTEEGQKIAAENLLKRGINGLVVIGGDGTLTGASKLLDKGINVVAIPATIDNDLGYTDYTIGFMTATETIVDAISKLRDTSSSHGRANVLEVMGRNCGDLALTAGLAGGAETIIVPEIPFDLDKMVEKAVSGIKRGKRHHIIVVAEGAASAYEISKELQNRAGIETRETVLGHVQRGGMPTVFDRLMASRMGNIAVKLLSNNRTNIALGLKCNEIVKLDIDSALKIPKRIDQEIFEIADILSI